From one Sus scrofa isolate TJ Tabasco breed Duroc chromosome 9, Sscrofa11.1, whole genome shotgun sequence genomic stretch:
- the LOC100516987 gene encoding olfactory receptor 52H1, whose product MVIFNLSSSNPGSFILMGIPGLEQAHVWIGIPFCIIYIVAVVGNCILLYLIVVERSLHEPMFFFLSMLATTDLILSTAGVPKTLSIFWLGAREITFPGCLTQMFFIHCSFVLDSAILMAMAFDRYVAICSPLRYNTILTPKTIIKIAVGISFRSFCIILPVVFLLTRLPFCRTRIIPHTYCEHIGVARLACADIAVNIWYGFCVPIMTVVSDVVLIAVSYVLILCAVFRLPSQEARQKALGTCGSHVCVILMFYTPAFFSILAHRFGPNVSPTFHIMFANLYVVIPPALNPMVYGVKTKQIRDKVIILFYTKGTK is encoded by the coding sequence ATGGTCATTTTCAACCTGAGCAGTTCCAACCCAGGATCCTTCATTCTCATGGGCATCCCAGGTCTGGAGCAGGCTCATGTATGGATTGGGATCCCCTTCTGTATCATCtacattgtggctgtggtgggaaaCTGCATCCTTCTCTACCTCATTGTGGTGGAGCGTAGCCTTCATGAACCCATGTTCTTCTTTCTGTCCATGCTGGCCACAACTGACCTCATCTTGTCCACAGCTGGTGTTCCTAAAACACTCAGTATCTTTTGGCTTGGGGCCCGAGAGATCACATTCCCAGGGTGCCTTACCCAAATGTTCTTCATCCACTGTAGCTTCGTCCTGGATTCAGCCATCCTGATGGCCATGGCgtttgaccgctatgtggccatctgttcTCCCCTGAGGTACAACACTATCTTGACCCCCAAGACCATCATCAAGATTGCTGTGGGAATCTCCTTTCGAAGCTTCTGCATCATCTTGCCAGTCGTATTCTTGCTCACCCGCCTGCCTTTCTGCAGAACACGCATCATACCCCACACGTACTGTGAGCACATCGGTGTCGCCCGGCTGGCCTGTGCCGACATCGCCGTCAATATCTGGTATGGCTTTTGTGTTCCCATCATGACGGTCGTCTCAGATGTGGTCCTCATTGCTGTCTCCTACGTCCTCATCCTCTGTGCTGTCTTCCGCCTCCCCTCCCAAGAAGCTCGCCAGAAGGCCCTGGGCACCTGTGGGTCCCATGTCTGTGTCATCCTCATGTTTTATACACCTGCCTTTTTCTCTATCCTCGCCCACCGCTTTGGACCCAATGTCTCCCCCACTTTCCACATCATGTTTGCCAACCTCTACGTTGTTATCCCACCtgccctcaaccccatggtttaCGGAGTAAAGACCAAGCAGATCAGAGATAaggtcataattttattttataccaaGGGTACCAAATAG
- the LOC100516817 gene encoding olfactory receptor 52H1-like, which produces MAVDNLTGPNTASFTLLGIPGLEPYHVWISIPFCLIYLVAIVGNSILLYLIAVEHSLHAPMFFFLAMLAVTDLVLSTTCVPKTLSIFWLGPQKISFPGCLTQLFFLHYSFVLDSAILMAMAFDRYVAICSPLRYTTILTPKTTVKMAVGIFLRSFCVIVPCVFLAHRLPFCGTRAIPHTYCEHIGVARLACADIAVNIWYGFCVPIMTVVSDVVLIAVSYVLILCAVFRLPSQEARQKALGTCGSHVCVILMFYIPAFFSILAHRFGQNVPRGFHIVFANLYVIIPPALNPAVYGVKTKQIRDKVILLLFPKKSY; this is translated from the coding sequence ATGGCCGTGGACAACCTGACTGGCCCCAACACGGCCTCCTTCACTCTCTTGGGCATCCCTGGACTTGAGCCGTACCACGTCTGGATCAGCATCCCGTTCTGCCTCATCTATCTCGTGGCCATCGTGGGTAACAGCATCCTTCTCTACCTCATTGCAGTGGAGCACAGTCTTCATGCACCCATGTTCTTTTTCCTTGCTATGCTGGCTGTTACTGATCTTGTATTGTCTACCACCTGCGTCCCCAAAACTCTTAGCATCTTCTGGTTGGGTCCCCAGAAAATCAGTTTTCCTGGCTGTCTCACACAATTATTCTTTCTGCACTACAGCTTTGTTCTGGACTCGGCCATCCTGATGGCCATGGCAtttgaccgctacgtggccatctgctcGCCCTTGAGATACACCACTATTCTAACCCCCAAGACCACTGTCAAAATGGCTGTGGGAATCTTCTTGAGAAGCTTCTGTGTTATTGTCCCATGTGTTTTCCTTGCACATCGTCTCCCCTTCTGCGGGACACGTGCCATCCCTCACACGTACTGTGAGCACATCGGTGTCGCCCGGCTGGCCTGTGCCGACATCGCCGTCAATATCTGGTATGGCTTTTGTGTCCCCATCATGACGGTCGTCTCAGATGTGGTCCTCATTGCTGTCTCCTACGTCCTCATCCTCTGTGCTGTCTTCCGCCTCCCCTCCCAAGAAGCTCGCCAGAAGGCCCTGGGCACCTGCGGGTCCCACGTCTGTGTCATCCTCATGTTCTACATCCCAGCGTTCTTCTCCATCCTTGCTCATCGCTTTGGACAGAATGTCCCTCGTGGCTTTCACATCGTGTTTGCCAACCTCTATGTCATCATCCCACCTGCCCTCAACCCTGCCGTCTACGGAGTGAAGACCAAGCAGATCCGAGACAAAGTCATTCTTCTGCTCTTTCCTAAGAAGTCCTATTGA